In Spinacia oleracea cultivar Varoflay chromosome 5, BTI_SOV_V1, whole genome shotgun sequence, a single window of DNA contains:
- the LOC130461690 gene encoding uncharacterized mitochondrial protein AtMg00810-like — protein sequence MLQSARRDQLQSARSNQLQSPSLDQLQSSADQVSAQQHGTSAGHLSEGEMIGEGSDADGTYQLGVEGNKHDGSDVLSEEENYIAALTEGNEPKTFKEAKKYEDWRNAMRTEIEALKEQGTWTLESLPEAKMATVRTFLAVAAVKNREGKLQLSVLIYVDDMIIAGNGTFALQSFKSYLSECFKMKDLGALKYFLGLKVARSKHDFYICQRKYALDIISETGLLGAKPADFPMKQNYKLALAEGNEMADGEKYRRLVGHLIYLAVTRPNLAYSVHILSQFMQAPKEEHWEATLRVVRYLKKCSGQGILLRSDSELRLEGGVTQIGPRCPLTRRSLTGWFVLLGMCPMSWKTKKQHTVSRSSAEVEYLLMAALTCELKWLK from the exons ATGCTGCAGTCTGCGAGGAGGGATCAGCTGCAGTCTGCGAGGAGTAATCAGCTGCAGTCTCCGAGCTTGGATCAGCTGCAGTCATCTGCTGATCAGGTGAGTGCACAACAACATGGGACTTCTGCTGGTCATTTGAGTGAGGGAGAGATGATAGGGGAAGGGAGTGATGCAGACGGAACATATCAGTTGGGCGTGGAAGGAAACAAGCATGATGGGTCTGATGTTTTGAGTGAGGAAGA AAACTATATTGCAGCGTTAACAGAAGGAAACGAGCCTAAAACCTTCAAGGAAGCGAAGAAATATGAGGATTGGAGAAATGCAATGCGTACTGAAATAGAGGCTCTAAAAGAACAGGGGACGTGGACATTGGAGAGTTTACCGGAAG CAAAAATGGCGACAGTCCGTACATTTCTGGCAGTTGCAGCTGTTAAAAACCGGGAG GGTAAGTTGCAGTTGAGCGTTCTTATTTATGTAGATGACATGATTATCGCAGGGAACGGTACATTTGCATTACAGAGTTTTAAATCATATTTAAGTGAATGTTTTaaaatgaaggatctaggagcattaaaatattttttgggGTTAAAGGTTGCTCGTAGCAAGCATGACTTTTATATTTGCCAAAGAAAGTATGCTCTAGACATTATTTCAGAAACAGGGCTCCTAGGTGCAAAACCTGCAGATTTTCCAATGAAGCAAAATTATAAATTGGCCTTAGCGGAAGGGAATGAGATGGCAGATGGTGAGAAATATAGGCGTTTGGTTGGACATTTAATTTATTTGGCCGTGACACGACCAAACTTAGCATACTCGGTCCATATTTTGTCACAATTTATGCAAGCACCGAAGGAGGAACATTGGGAGGCTACATTGAGGGTAGTGCGTTATTTGAAGAAGTGTTCAGGCCAAGGCATTTTGTTACGGTCTGATAGTGAATTGAGGCTGGAAGGTGGTGTGACTCAGATTGGGCCGCGTTGCCCATTAACTAGACGTTCGTTGACAGGATGGTTTGTGCTACTTGGTATGTGTCCCATGTCCTGGAAGACTAAGAAGCAACATACAGTTTCTCGTTCCTCTGCAGAAGTAGAGTATCTTTTAATGGCGGCTTTGACAtgtgagttgaagtggttgaaGTAG
- the LOC130461691 gene encoding uncharacterized protein, with protein MPILLYNNYEQLEIKEKQAKGEFTPHRNQDALSEALGKSDHLGRARGFGGVNVGVKRAFGKATSKPKSDHETIKAQLREELREEMREELKASMKANLPSILESMGLSTTLPSTTPSNHSQRSPPRQIELPHEKALPSELEEVLPPFEVETTCQLLLKDPESGAMYDVASATAYPPRENEVCHTVSLLPGHLKVKIQKVPDEFLGLPLPVPVPAFEIEAMENAIGTYVQWPTTLIRFSVEVIRF; from the exons ATGCCTATTCTTTTATATAACAACTATGAACAGCTGGAGATTAAAGAAAAGCAAGCAAAAGGGGAATTTACTCCACATCGGAACCAAGATGCCTTATCCGAGGCTCTTGGGAAGTCAGATCATTTGGGCCGGGCACGTGGATTTGGAGGGGTGAATGTCGGGGTCAAAAGGGCGTTTGGAAAGGCAACATCAAAGCCTAAGTCTGATCATGAGACAATAAAAGCACAACTTCGGGAGGAACTTCGGGAGGAAATGAGAGAAGAGTTAAAGGCTAGCATGAAGGCCAATCTCCCTTCCATTTTAGAATCTATGGGTTTAAGTACCACATTGCCTTCAACAACTCCTTCGAACCACTCTCAACGTTCACCACCCAGGCAAATTGAGCTACCCCATGAGAAGGCTCTGCCATCTGAGTTGGAGGAGGTTCTGCCGCCCTTCGAG GTAGAAACTACATGCCAACTTCTACTTAAAGACCCGGAATCTGGAGCAATGTATGATGTGGCGAGTGCTACCGCATATCCACCTCGTGAGAATGAAGTTTGTCACACTGTATCGTTACTTCCCGGTCATTTGAAGGTGAAAATTCAGAAAGTGCCAGATGAATTCTTGGGCTTGCCACTTCCTGTTCCTGTTCCGGCGTTCGAAATTGAGGCAATGGAGAATGCTATTGGTACATATGTGCAATGGCCTACTACATTAATTAGATTTTCAGTTGAggtaataagattctaa
- the LOC110792100 gene encoding probable carboxylesterase SOBER1-like: MKLGGIPLSISLLTKPIAVLTISLLITLLFIFSSNPIPDHNPNPNPKKMAAGRSRSFILWLHGLGDSGPANEPIKNFFSSPEFHSSKWSFPSAPSNPVSCNYGAVMPSWFDIPEIPVTAHSPNDETSVLKAVKHVHAMIDKEINSGISPDNIFVCGFSQGGALTLASVLLYPKTLGGGAVFSGWIPFNHSIIEQFPADAKKTPILWSHGLSDPTVLFEAGQAGPPFLEKAGVTCEFKAYPGLGHSISTEELKNLESWIKSRLSSSS, encoded by the exons ATGAAGCTTGGAGGCATACCATTGTCAATATCTCTACTAACAAAGCCAATTGCAGTGCTCACAATCTCACTCCTTATCACCCTCCTTTTCATCTTTAGTTCCAACCCGATCCCGGATCATAATCCAAACCCAAATCCGAAGAAAATGGCGGCAGGTCGGAGCAGGAGTTTCATTTTGTGGCTCCATGGTTTAGGTGATTCAGGACCTGCTAATGAACCCATCAAAAATTTCTTCAGTTCCCCTGAGTTTCACTCCTCCAAATGGTCCTTTCCTTCCGCCCCTTCAAACCCAGTTTCCTGCAATT ATGGTGCTGTCATGCCCTCATGGTTTGATATTCCTGAGATACCAGTGACGGCT CATTCTCCAAATGATGAAACTTCTGTGTTGAAAGCGGTAAAACACGTCCACGCGATGATAGACAAAGAGATTAACTCAGGCATAAGTCCTGATAACATATTTGTTTGTGGATTTAGTCAAGGAG GTGCTTTGACCTTGGCTAGTGTACTCCTTTATCCGAAAACTTTAGGTGGTGGTGCAGTTTTCAGTGGCTGGATTCCATTTAATCATTCCATAATTGAACAATTTCCAGCAGATGCAAAAAAG ACACCAATTTTGTGGTCGCATGGTTTATCTGACCCGACAGTCTTATTCGAGGCGGGGCAAGCAGGGCCTCCTTTCCTTGAAAAGGCCGGTGTTACCTGCGAGTTTAAG GCTTATCCAGGTCTAGGACACTCTATTAGCACGGAAGAGTTAAAGAACCTTGAATCATGGATCAAATCCCGTTTAAGTAGTTCTTCTTAG
- the LOC130461866 gene encoding uncharacterized protein: MSPEMIFSNELASGLSASRKSPDIPDTIVDSLSQECEWLRTFVASMPDGDSFEVILDGTSFHYNENGKIQVDKNDISQFLRGAKLNISIIQVFMRALQHELNSNDKASKVGWLCPDTTSDTKIKSSTEEVNAYIFKAMNESVKSRNEFVLAPIFENDHWMLLAISVKNCTIYHFDSICLSLGRKIKMKTIVRHFFTRYKMCGNRVNRKEPLWKYVECAQQKGGLECGFYVMRYMFDLVSCCNDVSDLEKVCTSMSGDPFTDEQIDEIRDKWASYFTEHCV, from the exons ATGTCGCCAGAGATGATTTTTAGCAATGAACTAGCCTCTGGCTTGTCGGCTTCTCGAAAAAGCCCGGATATTCCCGATACCATTGTAGATTCCCTTAGTCAAGAATGTGAGTGGTTGCGGACATTTGTTGCCTCCATGCCAGATGGTGATTCTTTTGAAGTGATTCTAGATGGTACCTCGTTCCATTacaatgaaaatggaaaaattCAAGTAGACAAGAATGATATTTCACAGTTCTTAAGAGGAGCAAAGCTAAATATATCCATTATTCAAGTTTTCAtgag AGCACTCCAACATGAATTGAACTCAAATGACAAGGCTTCCAAAGTTGGGTGGCTATGTCCAGACACTACTTCTGACACCAAAATAAAATCAAGCACAGAGGAAGTCAACGCATACATTTTCAAAGCAATGAACGAATCAGTAAAATCCAGAAATGAGTTTGTTCTGGCACCTATTTTTGAAAA CGACCATTGGATGCTCCTTGCAATATCTGTAAAAAATTGCACCATATATCACTTCGATTCCATTTGCTTGAGTTTAGGTCGAAAGATAAAGATGAAGACAATAGTGAGACA TTTTTTTACAAGGTACAAGATGTGTGGCAACCGTGTCAACAGGAAAGAGCCTTTATGGAAATATGTGGAG TGCGCTCAACAAAAGGGAGGCCTTGAGTGTGGATTTTACGTAATGCGGTACATGTTTGATTTAGTCTCTTGCTGCAATGATGTTTCAGACTTAGAGAAG gTTTGCACATCAATGAGTGGAGATCCTTTCACCGATgagcaaattgatgaaatacGAGACAAATGGGCATCATACTTCACCGAACATTGTGTGTAA